In Bacillus cereus ATCC 14579, a single window of DNA contains:
- the uvrA gene encoding excinuclease ABC subunit UvrA has protein sequence MSKSKDFIVVKGARAHNLKNIDVTIPRNQLVVVTGLSGSGKSSLAFDTIYAEGQRRYVESLSAYARQFLGQMDKPDVDTIEGLSPAISIDQKTTSRNPRSTVGTVTEIYDYLRLLFARIGTPICPNHGIEITSQTVEQMVDRVLEYPERTKLQVLAPIVSGRKGAHVKVLEDIKKQGYVRVRVDGEMLDVSEDIALDKNKKHSIEVVIDRIVVKEGIASRLADSLESALKLGGGRVLIDVMGEEELLFSEHHACPHCGFSIGELEPRMFSFNSPFGACPSCDGLGSKLEVDLELVIPNWDLSLNEHAIAPWEPTSSQYYPQLLQSVCNHYGVDMDVPVKNIPKDLFDKVLYGSGEEKVYFRYVNEFGQVKENEILFEGVIPNIERRYRETSSDYIREQMEKYMAEQACPKCKGGRLKPESLAVFVGNKTIADVTKYSVQEVQEFFSNVELTEKQQKIAHLILREIQERVGFLVNVGLDYLTLSRAAGTLSGGEAQRIRLATQIGSRLTGVLYILDEPSIGLHQRDNDRLIRTLQEMRDLGNTLIVVEHDEDTMMAADYLLDIGPGAGIHGGQVVSAGTPAEVMQDENSLTGKYLSGKEFIPVPLERRKGDGRKVEIVGAKENNLKNAKMSFPLGTFVAVTGVSGSGKSTMINEVLYKSLAQKLYKAKAKPGTHKEIKGLEHLDKVIDIDQSPIGRTPRSNPATYTGVFDDIRDVFAQTNEAKVRGYQKGRFSFNVKGGRCEACRGDGIIKIEMHFLPDVYVPCEVCHGKRYNRETLEVKYKDKNISEVLGMTIEDGVEFFANIPKIKRKLQTLVDVGLGYMKLGQPATTLSGGEAQRVKLASELHRRSTGRTLYILDEPTTGLHAHDIARLLEVLQRLVESGETVLVIEHNLDVIKTADYIVDLGPEGGDKGGQIVASGTPEQVVKEERSYTGKYLKEILNRDKARMKEKIKEVELSQ, from the coding sequence GTGAGTAAGAGCAAGGATTTTATCGTTGTAAAAGGTGCTAGAGCACATAACTTAAAAAATATTGATGTAACCATTCCGAGAAATCAGCTTGTCGTTGTAACGGGATTGTCTGGTTCGGGGAAATCATCATTAGCATTTGATACGATTTATGCAGAAGGGCAGCGCAGATACGTAGAATCGTTATCTGCGTATGCGCGCCAGTTTTTAGGACAAATGGATAAGCCGGATGTGGACACGATTGAAGGATTGTCACCAGCAATTTCAATCGATCAAAAAACGACGAGTCGTAACCCACGTTCAACTGTCGGAACGGTAACGGAGATTTATGATTACTTACGTTTATTATTTGCACGAATTGGTACGCCAATTTGTCCGAATCATGGCATTGAAATTACGTCACAAACAGTAGAGCAGATGGTAGACCGCGTTCTTGAATATCCTGAACGTACGAAATTACAAGTGTTAGCGCCTATCGTTTCTGGGCGTAAAGGTGCGCATGTAAAAGTACTTGAAGATATTAAGAAGCAAGGATATGTTCGTGTTCGCGTTGACGGTGAAATGCTTGATGTATCTGAAGATATTGCGTTAGATAAAAACAAGAAGCATTCCATTGAAGTTGTAATTGACCGTATTGTTGTAAAAGAAGGAATCGCAAGCCGTCTTGCTGATTCACTTGAAAGTGCATTAAAGCTTGGCGGGGGACGAGTGTTAATCGATGTTATGGGAGAAGAGGAACTTCTGTTTAGCGAACATCACGCTTGTCCGCATTGTGGTTTTTCAATTGGAGAATTAGAGCCGCGTATGTTCTCATTCAATAGTCCGTTCGGAGCATGTCCTTCTTGTGATGGACTTGGTTCAAAGCTAGAGGTAGATTTAGAGCTTGTTATTCCTAACTGGGATTTATCATTAAATGAACATGCGATTGCGCCTTGGGAACCAACAAGTTCACAATATTACCCACAACTTTTACAATCTGTATGTAATCATTACGGCGTTGATATGGATGTGCCTGTAAAAAATATACCGAAAGATTTATTTGATAAAGTGTTGTACGGAAGCGGGGAAGAGAAAGTTTATTTCCGCTATGTAAATGAATTTGGTCAAGTAAAGGAAAATGAGATTTTATTTGAAGGTGTTATTCCAAACATTGAACGTCGTTATCGTGAAACGAGTTCCGATTACATTCGTGAGCAAATGGAAAAGTATATGGCAGAACAAGCTTGTCCAAAGTGTAAAGGTGGACGCTTAAAGCCTGAGAGTTTAGCTGTATTTGTTGGCAATAAAACGATTGCTGACGTAACGAAGTATTCAGTTCAAGAAGTACAAGAATTCTTCTCGAATGTAGAGCTAACGGAGAAGCAACAAAAAATAGCTCATTTAATTTTAAGAGAAATTCAGGAGCGCGTTGGGTTCTTAGTGAACGTTGGTTTAGATTATTTAACGTTAAGTCGTGCCGCAGGAACTTTATCAGGTGGTGAGGCGCAGCGTATTCGTTTAGCGACGCAAATTGGTTCTCGTCTAACTGGCGTACTTTATATTCTTGATGAGCCTTCAATTGGTTTACACCAGCGTGATAACGATCGTCTTATTCGTACATTGCAAGAAATGCGCGATTTAGGTAATACGTTAATCGTTGTTGAACATGATGAAGATACGATGATGGCTGCTGACTATTTACTTGATATAGGGCCTGGTGCAGGTATTCACGGTGGACAGGTCGTTTCAGCGGGGACGCCGGCTGAAGTTATGCAAGATGAGAATTCATTAACAGGGAAGTATTTAAGTGGTAAAGAGTTTATTCCAGTTCCACTTGAAAGACGTAAAGGTGATGGACGTAAAGTAGAGATTGTCGGCGCAAAAGAGAATAACTTAAAGAATGCGAAAATGTCATTCCCACTCGGTACGTTTGTAGCGGTAACAGGGGTATCTGGTTCTGGTAAAAGTACGATGATTAATGAAGTACTATATAAATCGCTAGCTCAAAAGTTATATAAAGCGAAAGCGAAGCCAGGTACTCATAAAGAGATTAAAGGTCTTGAACATTTAGATAAGGTAATTGATATTGATCAATCACCAATTGGTCGTACACCACGTTCTAATCCAGCGACGTACACAGGTGTATTCGATGATATTCGTGATGTGTTTGCACAAACGAATGAAGCGAAAGTGCGCGGATATCAAAAAGGACGTTTCAGCTTTAATGTAAAAGGTGGCCGTTGTGAAGCGTGCCGTGGTGATGGAATTATTAAAATCGAAATGCATTTCCTACCAGATGTGTATGTTCCGTGTGAAGTTTGTCATGGTAAACGATATAATCGTGAAACGTTAGAAGTGAAATATAAAGATAAGAATATTTCTGAAGTGTTAGGGATGACAATTGAAGATGGAGTAGAATTCTTCGCCAATATTCCTAAAATTAAGCGTAAACTTCAAACGCTTGTAGATGTTGGGCTTGGTTATATGAAATTAGGTCAACCAGCAACAACATTATCTGGTGGGGAAGCACAGCGTGTGAAATTAGCTTCTGAATTACACCGTCGTTCTACAGGTCGTACGTTATACATTTTAGATGAGCCAACGACTGGTTTGCATGCGCATG
- the uvrB gene encoding excinuclease ABC subunit B has product MERQFEIVSAYSPQGDQPVAIEKLVEGINSGKKKQVLLGATGTGKTFTISNVIKEVQKPTLVMAHNKTLAGQLYSELKDFFPNNAVEYFVSYYDYYQPEAYVPQTDTFIEKDAQINDEIDKLRHSATSALFERDDVIIVASVSCIYGLGSPEEYRELVVSLRVGMEKDRNQLLRELVDVQYGRNDIDFKRGTFRVRGDVVEIFPASLDEHCIRIEFFGDEIDRIREVNALTGEVLAEREHVAIFPASHFVTREEKMKVAIENIEKELEERLKELNENGKLLEAQRIEQRTRYDLEMMREMGFCSGIENYSRHLTLRPAGATPYTLLDYFPKDFLIVMDESHVSVPQVRAMYNGDQARKQVLVDHGFRLPSALDNRPLTFDEFEEKTNQVIYVSATPGPYELEQSPEVIEQIIRPTGLLDPPIDIRPIEGQIDDLLGEIQDRIAKNERVLITTLTKKMSEDLTDYLKDVGIKVTYLHSEIKTLERIEIIRDLRLGKFDVLVGINLLREGLDIPEVSLVAILDADKEGFLRSERSLIQTIGRAARNENGRVIMYADRITKSMGIAIEETKRRRSIQEAYNEEHGITPKTIQKGVRDVIRATTAAEEIETYEATPAKKMTKKEREKTIAKMEAEMKEAAKALDFERAAELRDLLLELKAEG; this is encoded by the coding sequence TTGGAACGTCAATTTGAAATTGTCTCAGCGTATTCCCCGCAAGGTGATCAGCCGGTAGCTATAGAGAAGCTTGTAGAGGGAATTAATAGTGGAAAGAAAAAGCAAGTGTTGCTTGGAGCAACAGGAACGGGTAAGACATTTACGATTTCAAATGTCATTAAAGAAGTGCAAAAGCCAACACTTGTTATGGCTCATAATAAAACGTTAGCAGGGCAGTTATATAGTGAGTTGAAAGACTTTTTCCCGAATAATGCAGTTGAATATTTTGTTAGTTACTACGATTATTATCAGCCAGAAGCGTATGTACCACAAACAGATACGTTTATTGAAAAAGATGCGCAGATTAATGATGAAATTGATAAATTGCGTCACTCGGCAACGTCTGCATTATTTGAACGGGACGATGTAATTATTGTTGCGAGTGTTTCTTGTATATATGGCTTAGGTTCTCCAGAAGAATACCGCGAGCTAGTTGTTTCGCTTCGAGTTGGTATGGAAAAAGACCGTAATCAATTGCTTCGTGAACTTGTTGATGTACAGTATGGACGTAATGATATTGATTTCAAGCGTGGTACATTCCGTGTGCGAGGAGATGTAGTTGAAATCTTCCCGGCATCACTTGATGAGCATTGTATTCGAATCGAATTTTTCGGTGATGAAATAGATCGTATTCGTGAAGTAAATGCGTTAACAGGTGAAGTATTAGCAGAACGTGAGCATGTAGCAATCTTCCCAGCATCTCACTTCGTTACACGTGAAGAAAAGATGAAGGTCGCTATTGAAAATATCGAAAAAGAATTAGAAGAGCGTTTAAAGGAATTAAATGAAAACGGCAAGTTGTTAGAAGCGCAGCGTATAGAACAGCGTACACGTTATGATTTAGAAATGATGCGCGAGATGGGATTTTGTTCAGGTATTGAAAACTACTCCCGTCATTTAACACTTCGTCCAGCGGGGGCAACGCCGTATACGCTATTAGACTATTTCCCGAAAGATTTCTTAATCGTTATGGATGAATCGCACGTATCAGTACCGCAAGTAAGAGCGATGTATAACGGGGACCAAGCGCGTAAGCAAGTGCTTGTGGATCATGGATTCCGTCTGCCGTCAGCTTTAGATAATAGACCGCTCACATTCGATGAGTTTGAAGAGAAAACGAATCAAGTTATTTATGTTTCAGCAACGCCAGGACCGTATGAGTTAGAGCAGTCGCCAGAAGTAATAGAACAAATTATTCGTCCAACAGGGCTTTTAGATCCACCAATTGATATACGACCAATTGAAGGGCAAATTGACGATTTATTAGGAGAGATTCAAGATCGTATTGCAAAAAATGAACGTGTATTAATTACGACTTTAACGAAGAAAATGTCAGAGGATTTAACGGATTACTTAAAAGATGTAGGAATTAAAGTTACCTATCTTCACTCTGAAATTAAAACGTTAGAACGTATTGAAATTATCCGCGATCTTCGCCTCGGTAAATTTGATGTACTTGTCGGCATTAACTTATTGCGAGAAGGATTAGATATTCCGGAAGTATCACTTGTAGCTATTTTAGATGCTGATAAGGAAGGGTTCTTGCGTTCAGAACGTTCATTAATTCAAACAATCGGTCGTGCCGCGCGTAATGAAAACGGCCGCGTTATTATGTATGCAGATCGTATAACGAAATCTATGGGAATTGCGATTGAAGAAACGAAGCGTCGTCGTAGTATACAAGAAGCTTACAATGAAGAGCATGGTATTACGCCGAAAACGATTCAAAAAGGCGTTCGTGATGTTATCCGTGCAACGACAGCTGCTGAAGAGATAGAAACATACGAAGCAACTCCTGCTAAGAAAATGACGAAAAAAGAGCGCGAAAAGACAATTGCGAAGATGGAAGCAGAGATGAAAGAAGCAGCAAAAGCGTTAGACTTCGAGCGTGCAGCTGAACTAAGAGATTTACTATTAGAATTAAAAGCGGAAGGGTGA
- a CDS encoding DUF4362 domain-containing protein: MTIEKRISCICLFLFSLVACSPSSTTIDKKNDVIVKGVGTSNLDKFEQFVMNVDQGEVDKIRIVQYTDEGDPVFQTLEHSGEDILYVLDSRQDKFAGDHKGLHKDSYKSIVKEQRESESTYRLTDCTNEDGRNGYDLLYVSKK, encoded by the coding sequence ATGACAATAGAAAAAAGAATCAGCTGTATATGTCTATTTCTCTTTAGTTTAGTAGCATGTTCACCATCTAGCACTACAATTGATAAGAAGAATGATGTCATTGTAAAGGGAGTAGGAACTTCCAATCTAGATAAATTCGAACAGTTCGTTATGAACGTTGATCAAGGGGAAGTTGATAAAATAAGAATTGTACAGTATACCGATGAAGGTGACCCGGTTTTTCAAACGTTAGAGCATAGTGGGGAAGATATCCTTTATGTGTTAGATAGTAGACAAGACAAGTTTGCTGGTGACCATAAAGGATTACATAAAGATAGTTATAAAAGTATTGTTAAAGAGCAGCGCGAATCAGAAAGTACTTATCGGTTAACAGATTGTACGAATGAAGATGGACGCAATGGATATGACTTATTATATGTATCAAAAAAATAG